CGGATATTACCTTCCTCATGGAGACGAAAAACCCCACGGAGATGGTCACCAAAGAGCTCCATTGGCTACAGATGAATAACTGCTACTCGGTGGCACCGCATAGTCCAGGAGGAGGGGGTCTCTTCCTTTCCTGGAAAAAAGATATAACTCTGAATGTTATCTCCTCATCAGATAACTACATGGATACAATCATAAGCCACAAGGGTAACACTTTCCACACAACCTTTGTGTATGGAGAACCAGACCAAACAAAAAGGCAGAGAGTCTGGAATGAACTTTCAGCCCTGCATACACAAGGTCCCTGGTTCCTAACAGGAGACTTTAATGAGATTGTGGACAATAGTGAAAAGAGTGGAGGCCCAGAAAGAGCGAAGGGTACTTTTTGCGCCTTCAGATCCTTTCTCTCTCAAAATGATCATTTTGACCTCAAGTTCTCTGGAAGCTATCTCTCTTGGAGGGGAAAGAGACATACGCACTTGGTTCTTTGTAGACTGGATAGAGCAGTCAGTAACAGCGAGTGGATGGATCTGTTCCCTTCTTGTAGAAGCCAGTACCTCAAATTTGAGGGATCCGACCATAGACCACTAGTCTCCTACCTAGATACATCAAGGAAAAAAGGTCTGAATCTTTAGATTTAATAGACGCCTGAGGGACAATCTTGAGATCAAAGAACTAGTAAAAGAGGTGTGGAATAGCTCAGTGGACCTACCAGTGGAAGACAGACTCTCCCTATGCCGACATGCGATATGCAAATGGTGTAAAGCTTTCCATGAAAATAGCAAAAAGGCTCTGGAAGAAGTGCGGGAAAAGTTGGATGCTGCTCTCTCGGACCTGATACCAAATGAAACCTTGATTCATGAGCTAAACCTCCGACTACTCTATTTGTATAAAGAGGAAGAGGATTTCTGGAAACAGAGAAGTAGACAACTCTGGTTATCTTTGGGAGACTCAAATACAGGGTATTTCCACGCTATAGCAAAGGGAAGAAcagcaaaaaatagattttcagTGATCACTAACAAAGAAGGCAAACCTGTGTTTAAAGAGGAGGAAATCTCTTCAGTCATCGCCTCGTTCTACTCTGAGCTTTTCCAATCCTCAAATTTTGATGGGATACAAACTGTCATCAACGCTGTTCACCCATGTATCATGGAACAACAAAACATTAAACTCACCCTGATACCACAGGCAGAGGAAATTAAGGAAGCAACCTTCGCAATTAACGCTGACAAAGGCCCTGGCCCTGATGGTTTCTTAGCAGCCTTTTTTCACTCCAACTGGGAGGTAATAGGACCAGCAATGATAAGAGAAATCCAACTGTTCTTTACCTCAGGTGAGATAGCACTTAATATAAACAAGACTCATGTGAGATTGATCCCTAAGGTAACAGGAGCAGCAAGAGTAGAAGACTATAGATCAATAGCTCTTTGCAACATTTACTACAAGATTATCTCAAAGCTCCTTTCTCTCAGATTAAAGACAGTCCTAGACTCAATCATTTCAGAGAACCAATCGGCTTTCATCCCTGGAAGAGCTATTGCTGAAAATGTTCTCATCACACACGAAATCCTACACTATCTAAAAACGTCAAAAGCAGAGAAGAGGTGTACAATGGCAATGAAGACAGACATGTCAAAAGCCTATGATTGTTTGGAATGGAGGTTCATCGAATCGGTGATTCAAAGATTAGGTTTTAATGCTATATGGACAGGGTGGATGATGCAATGTATAACCACCGTCTCCTACTCTTACCTAATCAATGACACAGTCTATGGGAATGTGAAACCATACCTAGGCATAAGACAGGGAGACCCGTTGTCTCCATACGTCTTTATCCTCTGCAGTGAGGTCCTTTCTGGAATGTGCAAGAAAGCAGGACGAAACGGCTCACTTCAAGGAGTACGAGTGGCACAAGGCTGCCCACGAGTTAATCATCTGCTTTTTGCAGATGATACGATGTTTTTCACTCAGGCGTCACAAAAGAGCTGTGAGGCTTTGCTCAGGATTCTCAAGGACTATGAGAAAGCGCCAGGACAGATGATCAACAAGTCAAAATCCTCCATCACTTTCTCAAGCAAAACGCCAGCTGCAGTTagagaaaatgtaaaattactCTTGGAGATCTCGGAAGAAGGAGGCCTAGGCAAGTATTTAGGACTCCCTGAGCATTTTGGTCGTAGGAAAAAAGATTGGTTTACCTTAATAGTGGAACGCATAAGACAGAAGGCTGTAAGCTGGTCCTCCAAACGTCTTTCGCGAGCAGACAAGCTCACGATGCTGAAAGCTGTCCTTAGTGCAATCCCTACATATACGagacatgcttcctcctccctGTGAGCCTCTGCAAGAGAATTCAATCAGCGTTAACAAGGTTTTAGTGGGATAACAGTGATCGGAAAAAGAAGATTTGTTGGGTTGCTTGGGATAGATTGACTCAACCAAAAGCGCTGGGAGGGCTGGGACTTAGAGATATACAACGTTTTAACCAAGCACTTCTAGCTAAATTGGCATGGTGAGTCATCACGGTACCCAACAGTTTGCTTGCTCGAATCCTAAAAGGAAAATACTATCACAGGAAAAACTTCCTAGAACTTCCTAGAGGTTGAAGCAAACCAAAATATCTCTCATGGGTGGAGGGGTATTCTACATGGAAGAGGCCTCCGAAAGACTAACCTGGGGGAAGGCTATAGGTAATGGGCAAACTACAAGACTATGGAAGGATTCTTGGATCTCCCTAGAAAACAACCTAAAGCCTATGGGTCCTGTTCAGGAAGCAGCACTTGACCTAACAGTTGCAGACCTGCTCACATCGGATTTGCAATGGAATAAACAGAGAATAGAAAAATTGTTACCGCTTTTCGTTGATGAGATACAGTGTTTGCAACCGAGCTTGAGAGGGTTGGAAGACTCCTTCATCTGGCAGAATACCAAATCTGGAGTTTACTCGACCAAATCAGGCTACTATGTAGCGTCTCTACCTACTACAAATACACCAATTGGTATTCCAGATACAGCTTTCAGTTGGATAAAAGATGTTTGGGCTGGGAAATTTTCACCAAATGTGAGAGCATTCATGTGGTCACTGATTCATAATGCACTTCCACTTGGGAAAAACCTGCAGGTTAGAGGCAACCTATCAGCGGCTGCTTGTATTAGATGCAAAGAGGAAGAGACAGCAGTCCATTGTTTCTTTACTTGCCCTTTCGCTGAAAATGTCTGGAGTTTGATTCCGCTACTCAGAGCAGTCCACATAGCTGCCAATGCCTCGCTCCAAGAGATCGTGGTTCAATTCAGGACTGTAGTGTGCCTCCCTTTAGTAGGTATCTCACATAATATCCTCCCTTGGATCCTTTGGGCAATTTGGACGTCTCGCAACATTCTCTTGTTTGAAAACCGCTACATATCACCTGAAGAGACAGCAAGTAGAGGTTTGAGTTTAGCTAGAGAATGGACACAAGCACAAGTATCGACCAAGCAATCTACTACAGTACCTTCGAGCAGTAGAGAACGCTCAGGACAAGAAAGAGAAGCTAGTACTCCCGGAAACCTAATCAATTGCTTGACCGACGCGGCTTGGGATAAGATGGGGAAGAACGCAGGCTTCGGATGGGTCTTCGAAGGACAATCTCTGGAATCTCCGATCCATGGATCAATGGGACAAAGCTTCATCGGCTCTCCACTCATTGCAGAAGCAATTGCGATGCGATCTACTCTGTGCTTGGCGCTAACTCTAGGCTTCTCAACGCTTAGGGTTTCCTCCGACAACTCAACGCTCATCGGAGCAATTTCTGGCAACATTCAGTCAAAAGAAATCATCGGTATAGTCTCAGACATCCGCTCGATTTCCTCTGGATTTGCATCAATCGGATTCTCTCGTCTCCATAGATCAAAGAACACTGTTGCTCATAGTTTAGCAAAGAAGGCTCTTAAcgtcttttcttcttctgtgtAATGAACCCTGGGCTTGGGCCAATGTTTTGGGTCTTTTCcctcttttgtttcttattaATGAAAAgttctgtgacaaaaaaaaagatatgatattcaaaaatatattaaaatatccaCGTTGATGGGATTTGATATTATTAAAGTACATAATTTtcaattcaaaattaattaataataaattaatcgGTTTATTATCCATATTTATATACTAGGGATTTTCCTTCCTATGTAACAAAATCGTGGCATAGTGAGACTGGAAAAATCTTAGATGTCATTAACTTATGTGGATTGGTTCCAAACGCAATGAGCTATACAAGTCTGATGAATGCATATGCTTGCTGTGGAAATACTGAAAATGTAGATAAATGGCGATAGgatgaaagcaaaaaaaattccaCCAACCAATTGCACATACTCGGTGATTATTAAAAGACTTTGCGTATGCCGTGAACTCGAAGTGACGCGTGATCCTTAGAAAATACACTCACACACATGTAAATCATCCATTTCTCTTTTCACTTATgctatttttctctctcttggATTAGAGGGGTCTATGCACACAACATTTGAAAAACATTTAGTCTACATATGGGCGCATAAAAATTAGGGCAGTAACATTTAGAAACTACATTAAGTTTAATCATCTTCTCTGATTTACCAAAGTTGGTGACAGATGTTGTTTTCAGCGCCGTCCACCCCAATGGATTTGCTCATATCGCGTTTGGCTACATCTACTTAATATTGTTTCCTTTTTCCATTTGGTTAACTACTTAGTGGCCACAACTAAAATTTCTCTTTTGATCTATGGAAGTCTGATGCGAGGTGCTATTTTTCTTCATTAACCTGTTTCAGATTTTACCTTCTTATCCTAGAGGctccatttttaaaatttctagacATTTCTACTCgtgtttcaataaaaaaaaagacatttctACTCACGTTTCTACAATTGtaatttaattagtatataactATGCTTTGCCTCCAGTTTCCTAAATTTTGGCTTGCTCACATTGGATTAAAATATTGGGAAAATACGAAAATTGACTCCACTTATTATTATGATATACTTATTTATGATGAATTAACATTTTGTATCTTTTAGTTGCACAAAAGCAGGGTAGTAGTTCATCCCTCGGCAGTAggcaatttaaaaaataaaaaatttggttGGTTTTGGTTTATATGCATATGCCGCTATAAGCTCCGATGCATGACTAAAATTGATACCCTATGAATTTAATCACTACTCTTA
The window above is part of the Brassica napus cultivar Da-Ae chromosome C8, Da-Ae, whole genome shotgun sequence genome. Proteins encoded here:
- the LOC106412819 gene encoding uncharacterized protein LOC106412819 — encoded protein: MGGGVFYMEEASERLTWGKAIGNGQTTRLWKDSWISLENNLKPMGPVQEAALDLTVADLLTSDLQWNKQRIEKLLPLFVDEIQCLQPSLRGLEDSFIWQNTKSGVYSTKSGYYVASLPTTNTPIGIPDTAFSWIKDVWAGKFSPNVRAFMWSLIHNALPLGKNLQVRGNLSAAACIRCKEEETAVHCFFTCPFAENVWSLIPLLRAVHIAANASLQEIVVQFRTVVCLPLVGISHNILPWILWAIWTSRNILLFENRYISPEETASRGLSLAREWTQAQVSTKQSTTVPSSSRERSGQEREASTPGNLINCLTDAAWDKMGKNAGFGWVFEGQSLESPIHGSMGQSFIGSPLIAEAIAMRSTLCLALTLGFSTLRVSSDNSTLIGAISGNIQSKEIIGIVSDIRSISSGFASIGFSRLHRSKNTVAHSLAKKALNVFSSSV